In Symphalangus syndactylus isolate Jambi chromosome 6, NHGRI_mSymSyn1-v2.1_pri, whole genome shotgun sequence, a genomic segment contains:
- the TRIM68 gene encoding E3 ubiquitin-protein ligase TRIM68 yields the protein MDPTALVEAIVEEVACPICMTFLREPMSIDCGHSFCHSCLSGLWEIPGESQNWGYTCPLCRAPVQPRNLRPNWQLANVVEKVRLLRLHPGMGLKGDLCERHGEKLKMFCKEDVLIMCEACSQSPEHEAHSVVPMEDVAWEYKWELHEALEHLKKEQEEAWKLEVGERKRTATWKIQVETRKQSIVWEFEKYKRLLEKKQPPHRQLGAEVAAALASLQREAAETMQKLELNHSELIQQSQVLWRMIAELKERSQRPVRWMLQDIQEVLNRSKSWSLQQPEPVSLELKTDCRVLGLREILKTYAADVRLDPDTAYSRLIVSEDRKRVHYGDTNQKLPDNPERFYRYNIVLGSQCISSGRHYWEVEVGDRSEWGLGVCKQNVDRKEVVYLSPHYGFWVIRLRKGNEYRAGTDEYPLLSLPVPPRRVGIFVDYEAHDISFYNVTDCGSHIFTFPRYPFPGRLLPYFSPCYSIGTNNTAPLAICSLDGED from the exons ATGGATCCCACAGCCTTGGTGGAAGCCATTGTGGAAGAAGTGGCCTGTCCCATCTGTATGACCTTCCTGAGGGAGCCCATGAGCATTGACTGTGGCCACAGCTTCTGCCACAGCTGTCTCTCTGGACTCTGGGAGATCCCAGGAGAATCCCAGAACTGGGGTTACACCTGTCCCCTCTGTCGAGCTCCTGTCCAGCCAAGGAACCTGCGGCCTAATTGGCAGCTGGCCAATGTTGTAGAAAAAGTCCGTCTGCTAAGGCTACATCCAGGAATGGGGCTGAAGGGTGACCTGTGTGAGCGCCATGGGGAAAAGCTGAAGATGTTCTGCAAAGAGGATGTCCTGATAATGTGTGAGGCCTGCAGCCAGTCCCCAGAGCATGAGGCCCACAGTGTTGTGCCAATGGAGGATGTTGCCTGGGAGTACAAG TGGGAACTTCATGAGGCCCTCGAACATCTGAAGAAAGAGCAAGAAGAGGCCTGGAAGCTTGAAGTTGGTGAAAGGAAACGAACTGCCACCTGGAAG ATACAGGTGGAAACCCGAAAACAGAGTATTGTATGGGAGTTTGAAAAATACAAGCGATTACTAGAGAAAAAGCAGCCACCACATCGGCAGCTGGGGGCAGAGGTAGCAGCAGCTCTAGCCAGCCTACAGCGGGAGGCAGCGGAGACCATGCAGAAACTGGAGTTGAACCATAGTGAGCTCATCCAGCAGAGCCAGGTCCTGTGGAGGATGATTGCAGAGTTGAAAGAGAGGTCGCAGAGGCCTGTCCGCTGGATGTTGCAG gATATTCAGGAAGTGTTAAACAG GAGCAAATCTTGGAGCTTGCAGCAGCCGGAACCAGTCTCCCTGGAGTTGAAGACAGACTGCCGTGTGCTGGGGCTAAGAGAGATCCTGAAGACCTATGCAG CTGATGTGCGCTTGGATCCAGATACTGCTTACTCCCGCCTCATTGTGTCTGAGGACAGAAAACGTGTGCACTATGGAGACACCAACCAGAAACTGCCAGACAATCCTGAGAGATTTTACCGCTATAATATCGTCCTGGGAAGCCAGTGCATCTCCTCAGGCCGGCactactgggaggtggaggtgggagacagGTCTGAGTGGGGCCTGGGAGTATGTAAGCAAAATGTAGACCGGAAGGAGGTGGTCTACTTATCCCCCCACTATGGATTCTGGGTGATAAGGCTGAGGAAGGGAAATGAGTACCGAGCAGGCACCGATGAGTACCCCCTCCTGTCCTTGCCAGTCCCTCCTCGCCGGGTGGGAATCTTCGTGGATTATGAGGcccatgacatttctttctacAATGTGACTGACTGTGGCTCCCACATCTTCACTTTCCCCCGCTATCCCTTCCCTGGGCGCCTCCTGCCCTATTTTAGTCCTTGCTACAGCATCGGAACCAACAACACTGCTCCTCTGGCCATCTGCTCCCTGGATGGGGAGGACTAA
- the OR52I2 gene encoding olfactory receptor 52I2, with amino-acid sequence MLGPAYNHTMETPASFLLVGIPGLQSSHLWLAISLSAMYIIALLGNTIIVTAIWMDSTLHEPTYCFLCVLAAVDIVMASSVVPKMVSIFCSGDSSISFNACFTQMFFVHLATAVETGLLLTVAFDRYVAICKPLHYKRILTPQVMLGMNMTITIRAIIAITPLSWMVSHLPFCGFNVVVHSYCEHIALARLACADPMPSSLYSLIGFSIMVGSDVAFIAASYILILRAVFGLSSKTAQLKALSTCGSHVGVMALYYLAGMASIYAAWLGQDVVPLHNQVLLADLYVIIPATLNPIMYGMRTKQLRERIWSYLMHVLFDHSNLDS; translated from the coding sequence ATGCTGGGTCCAGCTTACAATCACACAATGGAAacccctgcctccttcctccttgTGGGTATCCCAGGACTGCAATCTTCACATCTTTGGCTGGCTATCTCACTGAGTGCCATGTACATCATAGCCCTGTTAGGAAACACCATCATTGTGACTGCAATCTGGATGGATTCCACTCTGCACGAGCCCACGTATTGCTTTCTGTGTGTTCTGGCTGCTGTGGACATTGTTATGGCCTCCTCGGTGGTACCCAAGATGGTGAGCATCTTCTGCTCAGGAGACAGCTCCATCAGCTTTAATGCTTGTTTCACTCAGATGTTTTTTGTCCACTTAGCCACAGCTGTGGAGACGGGGCTGCTGCTGACCGTGGCTTTTGACCGCTATGTAGCCATCTGCAAGCCTCTACACTACAAGAGAATTCTCACACCTCAAGTGATGCTGGGAATGAATATGACCATCACCATTAGAGCCATCATAGCCATAACTCCACTGAGTTGGATGGTGAGTCATCTACCTTTCTGTGGCTTCAATGTGGTTGTCCACTCCTACTGTGAGCACATAGCTTTGGCCAGGTTAGCATGTGCTGACCCCATGCCCAGTAGTCTCTATAGTCTGATTGGTTTCTCTATTATGGTGGGCTCTGATGTGGCCTTCATTGCTGCCTCCTATATCTTAATTCTCAGGGCAGTATTTGGTCTCTCCTCAAAGACTGCTCAGTTGAAAGCATTAAGCACATGTGGCTCCCATGTGGGGGTTATGGCTTTGTACTATCTAGCTGGGATGGCATCCATCTATGCGGCCTGGTTGGGGCAGGATGTAGTGCCCTTGCACAACCAAGTGCTGCTAGCTGACCTGTATGTGATCATCCCAGCCACCTTAAATCCCATCATGTATGGCATGAGGACCAAACAATTGCGGGAGAGAATATGGAGTTACCTGATGCATGTCCTCTTTGACCATTCCAACCTGGATTCATGA
- the LOC129484536 gene encoding olfactory receptor 52I2, producing MCQQILQDCILLLHHLCINRQEVSPVMLGPAYNHTMETPASFLLVGIPGLQSSYLWLAISLSAMYIIALLGNTIIVTAIWMDSTLHEPMYCFLCVLAAVDIVMASSVVPKMVSIFCSGDSSISFNACFTQMFFVHLATAVETGLLLTMAFDRYVAICKPLHYKIILTPQMMLGMNMTITIRAIIAIIPLSWMVSHLPFCGSNVVVHSYCEHIALARLACADPMPSSLYSLIGSSIMVGSDVAFIAASYILILRAVFGLSSKTAQLKALSTCGSHVGVMALYYLPGMASIYAAWLGQDVVPLHIQVLLADLYVIIPATLNPIIYGMRTKQLRERIWSYLMHVLFDHSNLGS from the coding sequence atgTGTCAACAAATCTTACAGGACTGCATTCTTCTCTTACATCATTTATGCATTAATAGGCAAGAAGTCTCACCTGTGATGCTGGGTCCAGCTTACAATCACACAATGGAAacccctgcctccttcctccttgTGGGTATCCCAGGACTGCAATCTTCATATCTTTGGCTGGCCATCTCACTGAGTGCCATGTACATCATAGCCCTGTTAGGAAACACCATCATCGTGACTGCAATCTGGATGGATTCCACTCTGCACGAGCCCATGTATTGCTTTCTGTGTGTTCTGGCAGCTGTGGACATTGTTATGGCCTCCTCGGTGGTACCCAAGATGGTGAGCATCTTCTGCTCAGGAGACAGCTCCATCAGCTTTAATGCTTGTTTCACTCAGATGTTTTTTGTCCACTTAGCCACAGCTGTGGAGACGGGGCTGCTGCTGACCATGGCTTTTGACCGCTATGTAGCCATCTGCAAGCCTCTACACTACAAGATAATTCTCACACCTCAAATGATGCTGGGAATGAATATGACCATCACCATTAGAGCCATCATAGCCATAATTCCACTGAGTTGGATGGTGAGTCATCTACCTTTCTGTGGCTCCAATGTGGTTGTCCACTCCTACTGTGAGCACATAGCTTTGGCCAGGTTAGCATGTGCTGACCCCATGCCCAGCAGTCTCTACAGTCTGATTGGTTCCTCTATTATGGTGGGCTCTGATGTGGCCTTCATTGCTGCCTCCTATATCTTAATTCTCAGGGCAGTATTTGGTCTCTCCTCAAAGACTGCTCAGTTGAAAGCATTAAGCACATGTGGCTCCCATGTGGGGGTTATGGCTTTGTACTATCTACCTGGGATGGCATCCATCTATGCGGCCTGGTTGGGGCAGGATGTAGTGCCCTTGCACATCCAAGTGCTGCTAGCTGACCTGTATGTGATCATCCCAGCCACCTTAAATCCCATCATCTATGGCATGAGGACCAAACAATTGCGGGAGAGAATATGGAGTTATCTGATGCACGTCCTCTTTGACCATTCCAACCTGGGTTCATGA
- the LOC129484558 gene encoding LOW QUALITY PROTEIN: olfactory receptor 52I1 (The sequence of the model RefSeq protein was modified relative to this genomic sequence to represent the inferred CDS: inserted 3 bases in 2 codons), whose protein sequence is MLGPAYNHTMETPASFLLVGIPGLQSSHLWLAISLSVMHIIAPLGNTXIITAIWMDSTRHEPMYCFLCVLAAVDIVMASSVVPKMVSIFCSGDSSISFNACFTQMFFVHLATAVETGLLLTMAFDRYVAICKPLHYXILTPQVTLGMSVTITIRAITAMTPLSWMMNHLPFCGSNVVVHSYCEHIALARLACADPMPSSLYSLIGFSIVVGSDVAFIAASYILILRAVFGLSSKTVQLKALSTCGSHVGVMALYYLPRMASIYAAWLGQDVVPLNTQVLLADRYVIIPATLNPIIYGMRTKQLLEGIWSYLMHFLFDHSNLGS, encoded by the exons ATGCTGGGTCCAGCCTACAACCACACAATGGAAacccctgcctccttcctccttgTGGGTATCCCAGGACTGCAATCTTCACATCTTTGGCTGGCTATCTCACTGAGTGTCATGCACATCATAGCCCCATTAGGAAACA TCATCATAACTGCAATCTGGATGGATTCCACTCGGCATGAGCCCATGTATTGCTTTCTGTGTGTTCTGGCAGCTGTGGACATTGTTATGGCCTCCTCGGTGGTACCCAAGATGGTGAGCATCTTCTGCTCAGGAGACAGCTCCATCAGCTTTAATGCTTGTTTCACTCAGATGTTTTTTGTCCACTTAGCCACAGCTGTGGAGACGGGGCTGCTGCTGACCATGGCTTTTGACCGCTATGTAGCCATCTGCAAGCCTCTACACTA AATTCTCACACCTCAAGTGACGCTGGGAATGAGTGTGACCATCACCATCAGAGCTATCACAGCCATGACTCCATTGAGTTGGATGATGAATCATCTACCTTTCTGTGGCTCCAATGTGGTTGTCCACTCCTACTGTGAGCACATAGCTTTGGCCAGGTTAGCATGTGCTGACCCCATGCCCAGCAGTCTCTACAGTCTGATTGGTTTCTCTATTGTGGTGGGCTCTGATGTGGCCTTCATTGCTGCCTCCTATATCTTAATTCTCAGGGCGGTATTTGGTCTCTCCTCAAAGACTGTTCAGTTGAAAGCATTAAGCACATGTGGCTCCCATGTGGGGGTTATGGCTTTGTACTATCTACCTCGGATGGCATCCATCTATGCGGCCTGGTTGGGGCAGGATGTAGTGCCCTTGAACACCCAAGTGCTGCTAGCTGACAGGTATGTGATCATCCCAGCCACCTTAAATCCCATCATCTATGGCATGAGGACCAAACAACTGCTGGAGGGAATATGGAGTTATCTGATGCACTTCCTCTTTGACCACTCCAACCTGGGTTCATGA